One segment of Gemmatimonadales bacterium DNA contains the following:
- a CDS encoding serine hydrolase: MPDSAPHNANRGLRGPVRLLMLACLALLPRTGATQDAVDPEGRYGEVARALAPVIDQARAERNIPAISLALVDGTRIVWARGFGWADSSAGVPATAATVYRVGSVSKLFTDIGIMQLVERGELDLDAPIARALPDFRPSNPFGGRITIRELTAHRAGLTREPPVGHYFDDTQPTLAATVESLYRTRLVYRPGTHLKYSNAGIAALGYVLERTQKEPFASYLKRAVLEPMGLNGSAFEPLPDLQPHLAKGYMWTLDGRRFDAPTFQLGEGPAGSLYTTALDLGRFMSVLFTGGRTPDGGRVLATATLDSMWTPQYASSHDSSGIGIGFWVDRLDGHRSVGHDGAIYGFATTLRALPDDSLGVVVVATLDAMNTVTDDIAEAALRMMLATRAGKPLPVIPTTSPLSRAQALGLMGRYLKGDSGVDLQEYEGKLYLTPTRGGSRAELRLAGPARSDTADGRPLELFGDDLPGPSRKVLAPGGGRLVIGLDTLIRLPTPGSDRIAMAEPKPAPAAGADAGLIGEYGWPHDILYIREKDGRLNALIEWFFEYPLQRVSRDVYRFPAWGLYDGQEIVFHRGADGRATLAVVATVPFKRRPLPGDDNRVSFRITPVQPIDTLRQAALSAHPPEEVGEFRQSDLVELRSLHPGIAYDIRYATANNFLGTALYSSAHAFMQRPAAEALARVARALEPLGYGLLVHDAYRPWYVTKMFWDGTPADKHLFVADPAQGSRHNRGCAVDLTLYDLKSGRPIRMTGGYDELSDRSYPLYPGGTSRQRWHRDLLRHAMEAEGFTVYEAEWWHFDYGDWRRYRIQNLTFEQLVAAQNRAGQAP, encoded by the coding sequence ATGCCAGATTCCGCGCCGCACAACGCCAATCGGGGCCTCAGGGGGCCAGTCCGCCTCCTGATGCTCGCCTGCCTCGCCCTGCTCCCGCGCACCGGGGCGACGCAGGACGCGGTCGACCCCGAGGGCCGATACGGTGAGGTTGCGCGGGCCCTCGCGCCGGTCATCGACCAGGCGCGCGCGGAGCGGAATATCCCGGCCATCTCGCTGGCCTTGGTGGATGGAACCCGTATCGTGTGGGCCCGGGGCTTCGGTTGGGCCGATTCCTCGGCCGGTGTCCCCGCCACGGCGGCGACCGTGTACCGGGTCGGCTCCGTTTCGAAGCTGTTCACCGATATCGGCATCATGCAGCTGGTCGAACGGGGGGAACTGGACCTGGACGCACCAATCGCCCGCGCTCTTCCCGACTTCCGCCCATCGAACCCCTTCGGCGGCCGGATCACCATTCGTGAGCTCACCGCGCACCGCGCCGGGCTGACCCGGGAGCCACCCGTCGGCCACTACTTCGACGACACGCAGCCGACGCTCGCCGCCACGGTCGAGAGTCTCTACCGAACGAGGCTCGTCTATCGGCCCGGCACCCACCTCAAGTACTCCAACGCCGGCATCGCCGCCCTCGGGTACGTGCTCGAGCGCACCCAGAAGGAGCCGTTCGCAAGCTATCTCAAACGCGCAGTGCTCGAGCCGATGGGCCTGAACGGGAGTGCCTTCGAGCCGCTCCCGGACCTGCAGCCGCACCTCGCGAAGGGGTACATGTGGACCCTCGACGGCCGGCGGTTCGACGCGCCGACGTTCCAGCTTGGAGAGGGGCCGGCCGGCAGTCTCTATACCACCGCGCTCGATCTTGGCCGTTTCATGTCCGTGCTCTTCACTGGCGGCCGAACCCCCGATGGCGGCCGGGTGCTGGCTACCGCCACGCTCGACTCGATGTGGACGCCGCAATACGCCTCATCCCACGACTCTAGCGGCATCGGCATCGGCTTCTGGGTAGACCGGCTGGATGGCCACCGGTCCGTTGGTCACGACGGCGCCATCTACGGCTTCGCCACCACGCTGCGCGCGCTCCCGGACGACTCGCTTGGGGTCGTCGTCGTCGCGACACTCGATGCCATGAACACGGTGACCGACGATATCGCCGAGGCGGCCCTGCGGATGATGCTGGCGACGCGGGCTGGGAAGCCGCTCCCCGTCATCCCGACGACCTCTCCGCTCAGCCGCGCGCAGGCCCTCGGGCTGATGGGTCGGTACCTGAAGGGCGACAGCGGTGTGGACCTGCAGGAGTACGAAGGAAAGCTGTACCTGACCCCGACACGCGGCGGCAGCCGGGCCGAGCTGCGCCTCGCGGGACCGGCCCGCAGCGACACCGCCGACGGACGCCCCCTCGAGCTGTTCGGAGACGATCTGCCGGGCCCAAGCAGGAAGGTCCTGGCGCCCGGGGGTGGGCGGCTCGTCATCGGCCTCGACACGCTCATCCGACTCCCGACGCCCGGCTCCGACCGGATCGCCATGGCCGAACCAAAGCCGGCGCCGGCGGCCGGGGCCGACGCCGGACTGATCGGCGAATACGGCTGGCCTCACGACATCCTCTATATCCGGGAGAAGGACGGGCGGCTGAACGCACTGATCGAGTGGTTCTTCGAGTATCCGCTGCAGCGTGTCTCACGGGACGTCTATCGCTTCCCGGCCTGGGGGTTGTACGACGGCCAGGAGATCGTGTTCCACCGCGGGGCCGACGGACGCGCCACGCTCGCGGTGGTGGCGACCGTCCCGTTCAAGCGCAGGCCGCTCCCGGGAGACGACAATCGCGTGAGCTTCCGCATCACGCCGGTGCAGCCGATCGACACGCTGCGCCAAGCGGCACTCTCCGCGCACCCACCCGAGGAGGTCGGCGAGTTCCGCCAGTCTGACCTGGTCGAGCTCCGGAGCCTCCATCCTGGCATCGCCTACGACATCCGCTACGCGACCGCAAACAACTTCCTGGGCACGGCCCTCTACAGCTCGGCGCACGCGTTCATGCAGCGGCCGGCGGCGGAAGCCCTCGCGCGCGTGGCCCGGGCGCTCGAGCCGCTCGGGTACGGGCTGCTGGTACACGATGCCTACCGACCCTGGTATGTGACCAAAATGTTCTGGGACGGCACACCCGCCGACAAGCACCTCTTCGTAGCGGACCCAGCGCAGGGATCGCGGCACAATCGCGGCTGCGCCGTGGATCTGACGCTCTACGACCTGAAGTCCGGGCGACCCATCCGGATGACGGGCGGGTACGACGAGCTGAGCGACCGATCCTACCCGCTCTACCCCGGTGGCACGTCGCGGCAGCGATGGCACCGCGATCTGTTGCGTCACGCCATGGAAGCCGAGGGTTTCACCGTGTACGAGGCCGAGTGGTGGCACTTTGATTACGGCGACTGGCGCCGATACCGGATTCAAAACCTGACGTTCGAGCAGCTGGTTGCCGCTCAGAACCGGGCGGGTCAAGCTCCTTAG